A window of the Desulforapulum autotrophicum HRM2 genome harbors these coding sequences:
- a CDS encoding CheR family methyltransferase, with protein MIKITPPEFDVLARHILEISGISLSRGKEYLMETRLSPLLQALDCTSFTQFHKRVKADHRGEINEKIINAISTNETYFFRDKSPFELFQYKIIPDLMDKRTKAKTALKPSLRLWSAASSTGQEIYSIAMALIEIGITPANYNIRMLGTDISDAAVAQASYGWYNKFEIARGLDPNRLTRFFNADKDGWRIKDEIRFMAQFKKMNLMKPFVGLGKFDIILCRNVMIYFTPEDRKKIYANIARVLEPDGYLIIGSTESLANECDLFTPHRYLKSVFYQFR; from the coding sequence ATGATCAAAATCACCCCACCGGAATTTGATGTTCTTGCCCGGCATATTTTAGAAATCTCAGGAATTTCCCTATCCAGGGGAAAAGAGTACCTTATGGAGACAAGGCTCAGTCCCCTTTTACAAGCCCTGGACTGCACCTCGTTTACGCAGTTCCACAAAAGAGTCAAGGCTGATCACAGGGGGGAAATAAACGAAAAAATCATCAATGCAATCTCCACCAACGAAACCTACTTTTTCAGGGACAAGTCCCCGTTTGAACTTTTCCAGTACAAAATTATACCCGATCTCATGGACAAAAGAACAAAGGCCAAGACCGCTCTCAAACCAAGCCTTCGCCTCTGGAGTGCGGCAAGCTCCACCGGCCAGGAGATTTACTCCATTGCCATGGCCTTGATTGAAATCGGCATAACACCTGCCAATTACAACATCCGGATGCTTGGAACAGACATCTCCGATGCAGCAGTGGCCCAGGCAAGCTATGGCTGGTACAACAAGTTTGAGATTGCCAGGGGGCTTGATCCAAATCGCCTCACCCGGTTTTTCAACGCTGACAAGGACGGTTGGCGGATCAAAGACGAAATTCGCTTCATGGCCCAGTTCAAGAAAATGAACCTCATGAAACCCTTTGTCGGGCTTGGTAAGTTTGATATCATTCTCTGCCGAAATGTCATGATCTACTTTACCCCGGAAGATCGCAAAAAAATTTACGCCAACATTGCCAGGGTACTTGAACCCGACGGATATCTGATCATCGGATCCACCGAATCCCTTGCCAATGAATGTGATCTTTTCACCCCCCACAGATACCTGAAATCGGTTTTTTACCAGTTCAGATAA